In the Natronolimnobius baerhuensis genome, one interval contains:
- a CDS encoding MFS transporter codes for MIRERVPALSGRLGVFLSICLLSFLVNGVRIAFAPLVDVFIQMGINPATAGLAATAVWVGSALSRLPTGYLLTYVSRQRTILAMGLFLSITSAFTAISPDIRYTIVGAFLVGLATGVFYIAANPLVSELYPERVGLAVGIRGMFSQLAAVSVPFLVSLAIILGTWRLVFGAIAVGAFVVTIVFRVAVTNADMPTAGADDRDFLGAIRRQWRLIAVGIIFVGFAGFVWQGVFNFYVTYLGAAKDIPPGQATTLLTVMFAAGVPSFVIAGRLADRFSYLPVLFATLVGFVATLLALTMVEGFIAIALVSVAMGLIVHCLFPVADAYLLDTLPDENRASAYSGFSATMMLMQAPGSVAVGLLAQAGLGYTRVFQGYAIFVALIVLVMGVLASADRLPQGNTA; via the coding sequence ATGATCCGCGAGCGCGTACCGGCGCTGTCGGGTCGCCTCGGCGTCTTTCTCTCGATCTGTCTGCTCTCGTTTCTCGTCAACGGCGTTCGCATCGCGTTCGCGCCGCTGGTTGACGTCTTCATCCAGATGGGAATCAACCCCGCGACGGCTGGGCTGGCGGCAACGGCCGTCTGGGTCGGCAGCGCGCTCTCGAGGTTGCCGACGGGCTACCTGCTGACGTACGTAAGCCGCCAGCGGACGATTCTCGCGATGGGGCTCTTTCTCTCGATTACGTCGGCGTTTACCGCCATCTCGCCGGATATCCGCTACACAATTGTCGGCGCGTTTCTGGTCGGGCTCGCGACGGGTGTTTTCTACATCGCCGCGAATCCGCTGGTGAGCGAACTCTACCCTGAACGGGTTGGACTGGCGGTTGGCATCCGCGGGATGTTCTCGCAACTGGCAGCCGTCAGCGTGCCGTTTCTGGTCTCACTCGCGATTATCCTCGGGACGTGGCGACTTGTCTTCGGTGCGATTGCCGTCGGCGCGTTCGTCGTCACGATAGTCTTCCGGGTTGCGGTGACCAACGCCGACATGCCGACGGCCGGCGCTGACGACCGCGACTTTCTGGGCGCGATTCGGCGACAGTGGCGACTGATCGCCGTCGGCATCATCTTTGTCGGCTTCGCGGGCTTCGTCTGGCAGGGCGTGTTCAACTTCTACGTGACCTACCTCGGTGCGGCGAAAGACATTCCACCTGGACAGGCCACGACGCTACTGACCGTGATGTTCGCCGCCGGCGTCCCCTCGTTCGTTATCGCTGGTCGACTCGCGGATCGATTCTCCTATCTCCCGGTGCTATTCGCGACGCTCGTCGGCTTCGTCGCCACGCTGCTCGCGCTCACCATGGTCGAGGGGTTCATTGCAATCGCGCTCGTCTCGGTCGCGATGGGACTGATCGTCCACTGTCTGTTCCCCGTCGCCGACGCCTACCTGCTCGATACCCTCCCCGACGAGAACCGCGCCAGCGCCTACTCGGGTTTCAGCGCGACCATGATGCTCATGCAAGCGCCCGGCAGCGTCGCCGTCGGCCTGCTCGCACAGGCTGGTCTCGGCTACACCCGCGTTTTCCAGGGCTACGCGATCTTCGTCGCCCTCATCGTACTCGTGATGGGCGTCCTCGCCAGCGCTGACCGGCTTCCACAGGGTAACACCGCGTAA